The segment GGGCGACGAACCGGCCGCCTCGCTCCTGTCGGCGGCCGCTACGGTGATCGGGCATCCCTGCTCCGATCCGCACTGGCCATGGCCGGAGGAACGGCTCACCTACGCCAATGCCGCGCTCGCCGAGGCGCTCATCGCCGCCGGCGATCTCCTCGGCGATCCCTCGGCCCTCGCCGCCGGCCTGCGCATGCTCACCTGGCTGCTCGACGTCCAGACCAGCGACGGCCACCTGTCGGTACTGCCGGCGACAGGCTGGCGACGCGGAACCCCGCGGCTGCGGTACGACCAGCAACCGATCGAGGTCGCGGCACTGGCCGACGCCTGCGCCACCGCCGCCGCCGTCACCGGCGCTCCGGCCTGGCATACGGGTGTACACCGGTGCATCGCGTGGTTCCTCGGTGACAACGACATCGGCCGACCCATGTGGGACGCCTCAACCGGCGGCGGATACGACGGTCTCACCCCAACCGGGCCCAACCTCAATCAAGGCGCCGAATCCACTCTCGCCCTGATCGCCACCTTCCAGCGGCACGCCTCTCTCCGCGCCGTTTCGCCGGCCGGGTAGCGGGGTATGACGGATGTGATCGAACCCCATGTCGTGGCCATGTCGCCTACGTGATCACGGCGGCCGCCCAGACTCCCGCGGCCCTTCTTGGCCGCATCCGATCGTCTGCCCGATGTGACCTCGCCTCACCATTCACGGCCGGCAGGATTCAAGGAGTCGCCCCATGAGCAACGACGTCGTCATCGTGTCCCCGCTCAAGGCGGCCTGAGGATGGCCCCGGTGTGGGCCGACATCGCCCGTAAGCAGACGCTGGACCGGTTCGCCGTTGCCCGGCGAGGTTGGACACCACCGCCGTTCACGGCGGATCCCGCGCTCGGTGAGTCATCCGTCGTCCTGGTCGAACAAGCCCCGTCGGTGGACGACCGGCTACCGGACGGCGTACGGATCGCCGGCGCCTGGGCTTGGCGCGTCATCCTTTTCATCACCTGCGCCTACCTGCTGATCCGGGTCGTCAGCCTGCTGCAGATCGTGGTCGTCCCGATCGCGATAGCCCTGCTGCTGGCCGCGCTCCTCGAACCGGTGTCGGCCGCCCTGCGGCGCCGGGGCGTCAATCGCTCACTCGCGGCCGGTCTCGTACTGGTCGGCGGTCTGCTCGTGGTCTTCGGTGGTCTCACCCTGATCGTGCAGACGGTCATCTCGCAGTTGGACGACCTGAGCGCCCAGGTCGCCGACGGTCTCGCCGAGGTGCAAGGCTGGCTGTCACAGGGTCCGCTGCACCTGTCGCAGAGTCAGCTCAGCGGCGGGCTCGAACGGTTGCGTACAGCGATCACCGACAACCAGGGAACGCTGACCTCCGGGGCTTGGAACACCGCCGCCACGCTCGGTGAAGTCGTGGCCGGATTCCTCCTCGTGCTGTTCACCCTCTTCTTCTACCTGCGTGACGGTGGACAGATCTGGACGTTCGTCTGCCGCGTGTTGCCGCGCGCCGCCCGGCTCCCCACCGCCCGGGCCGGGCACTACTCCTGGCACACCCTGGTCTCCTACGTACGGGCCACGGTGCTGGTCGCCTTCGTCGACGCCGCCGGTATCGGGATCGGTCTCGCCATCCTGCGCGTGCCGCTCGCCCTGCCACTGGCCGCGCTGGTCTTCCTCAGCGCGTTCATCCCGGTCATCGGCGCCACCCTGTCCGGCACAGTCGCCGTCCTGGTCGCGCTCGTCACCGTCGGACCGGTCAAGGCGCTGATCGTGCTGGGAGTGGTCCTCGCGGTCCAGCAGATCGAAGGCCACGTCCTGCAGCCACTGATCATGGGGCGTGCCGTCGCGCTGCACCCGCTCGCCGTGATCCTGGCGATCGCTATCGGCGTGGTTGTCGCCGGCATCGTCGGCGGGCTGGTCGCCATACCACTGCTCGCAGTCCTCAACACCGCCATCCGATATTTGTTCAGCCACCCGGACGGCGAGCCCACCCCGGACCACGAACCGCCGGGGACCGAGCCGGCCGAGCCCGCAGTTCCCAGCAGCGACCCAGCACCCACCGGAACACCCATCGAAAGCGGGCCGTCACGATGACCGAAACCACCAGCCACACCAACCGAGCGCCCCGATCGGCGG is part of the Actinoplanes sp. NBC_00393 genome and harbors:
- a CDS encoding glycosyltransferase produces the protein MTTRTISTTPEPDSARFFSVTFTHLARLTDDTGLFEHARHAVARREHGYCTDDAARGLVVISREVDPSAEALHLAERYLTFLTHAQDATGTFRNRLGFDRVWSDEPGLGDWWGRALWGLGTAAARCPAPWIRQEAHHAFVQGASRRSGSPRAMAFAALGAAEVLRADPGDEPAASLLSAAATVIGHPCSDPHWPWPEERLTYANAALAEALIAAGDLLGDPSALAAGLRMLTWLLDVQTSDGHLSVLPATGWRRGTPRLRYDQQPIEVAALADACATAAAVTGAPAWHTGVHRCIAWFLGDNDIGRPMWDASTGGGYDGLTPTGPNLNQGAESTLALIATFQRHASLRAVSPAG
- a CDS encoding AI-2E family transporter, with amino-acid sequence MAPVWADIARKQTLDRFAVARRGWTPPPFTADPALGESSVVLVEQAPSVDDRLPDGVRIAGAWAWRVILFITCAYLLIRVVSLLQIVVVPIAIALLLAALLEPVSAALRRRGVNRSLAAGLVLVGGLLVVFGGLTLIVQTVISQLDDLSAQVADGLAEVQGWLSQGPLHLSQSQLSGGLERLRTAITDNQGTLTSGAWNTAATLGEVVAGFLLVLFTLFFYLRDGGQIWTFVCRVLPRAARLPTARAGHYSWHTLVSYVRATVLVAFVDAAGIGIGLAILRVPLALPLAALVFLSAFIPVIGATLSGTVAVLVALVTVGPVKALIVLGVVLAVQQIEGHVLQPLIMGRAVALHPLAVILAIAIGVVVAGIVGGLVAIPLLAVLNTAIRYLFSHPDGEPTPDHEPPGTEPAEPAVPSSDPAPTGTPIESGPSR